Proteins co-encoded in one Halorussus lipolyticus genomic window:
- a CDS encoding isopentenyl phosphate kinase, with the protein MTTIVKLGGSVITDKDRAEALDGPALNRTADAIADALANGDVSDLVVVHGGGSFGHHYASKHGVSKTEGTDDAGAALEIHGAMKTLNEFVLSRLHDRDVPAVPVHPFSAACRNREADLSLMTEQVETMLGEEFVPVLHGDGVVHEGEGISVLSGDEVVTAVAEDIDAERVGFCSTVPGVLDDEEDVIPEIRSYDEVAEFLGGSDATDVTGGMAGKVRALLSLGAPATIFGPDDLRNFLAGGSPGTRIDGRD; encoded by the coding sequence ATGACCACTATCGTCAAACTCGGCGGGAGCGTCATCACGGACAAGGACCGCGCCGAGGCGCTCGACGGCCCGGCGCTGAATCGCACCGCAGACGCCATCGCCGACGCGCTTGCGAACGGAGATGTCTCTGACCTCGTGGTAGTCCACGGTGGCGGAAGCTTCGGCCACCACTACGCCAGCAAACACGGCGTCTCGAAGACCGAGGGCACCGACGACGCGGGTGCGGCCCTCGAAATCCACGGCGCGATGAAGACCCTCAACGAGTTCGTCCTGTCGCGCCTCCACGACCGGGACGTGCCCGCCGTACCGGTCCACCCCTTCTCGGCGGCCTGCCGGAACCGCGAGGCGGACCTGTCGCTGATGACCGAGCAGGTCGAGACCATGCTCGGCGAGGAGTTCGTCCCGGTCCTCCACGGCGACGGCGTGGTCCACGAGGGCGAAGGCATCAGCGTCCTCAGTGGCGACGAAGTGGTCACGGCCGTCGCCGAGGACATCGACGCCGAGCGCGTGGGGTTCTGTTCGACAGTGCCGGGCGTGCTGGACGACGAAGAGGACGTAATTCCCGAAATCCGGTCCTACGACGAGGTGGCCGAGTTCCTCGGCGGGAGCGACGCGACCGACGTGACCGGCGGGATGGCCGGGAAGGTCCGGGCGTTGCTGTCGCTCGGCGCGCCCGCCACGATTTTCGGTCCCGACGACCTCCGGAACTTCCTCGCGGGCGGGAGTCCCGGCACGCGAATCGACGGGCGAGACTGA
- the mvk gene encoding mevalonate kinase, with protein sequence MVVSSAPGKVYLFGEHAVVYGEPAVPCAIELRARVTVEERDDDHIRVHAEDLSLNGFTVEYGDETSAPDVDASESLVEAGISYIDAAVEQAREAAGRPDAGFDITVESEIPLGAGLGSSAAVTVAGIDAGTRELGVELTTQEVAERAYQAELEVQNGEASRADTFCSATGGAVHVEGDDCRAIEAPDLPFVIGFDGGAGDTGELVAGVRALRESYDFAADTVANIGDIVRSGEAALTEGNIEELGKLMNFNHGLLEALGVSSRSLDQMVWAARDAGALGAKLTGAGGGGCIVALDPTDATETALGYTPGCEDAFRAELDTDGVRAEEA encoded by the coding sequence ATGGTCGTTTCGAGTGCTCCGGGCAAGGTCTACCTGTTCGGAGAACACGCGGTCGTCTACGGCGAACCGGCGGTTCCCTGCGCCATCGAACTCCGGGCGCGGGTCACCGTCGAGGAGCGCGACGACGACCACATCCGAGTACACGCAGAGGACCTGAGTTTGAACGGCTTCACGGTCGAGTACGGCGACGAGACCAGCGCGCCCGACGTGGACGCCTCCGAGTCGCTGGTCGAGGCCGGCATCAGCTACATCGACGCCGCCGTCGAGCAGGCCCGCGAGGCCGCCGGGCGACCCGACGCCGGTTTCGACATCACCGTCGAAAGCGAGATTCCGCTCGGCGCGGGACTCGGCTCCTCGGCCGCGGTCACGGTGGCCGGCATCGACGCCGGGACCCGCGAGTTGGGCGTCGAACTCACCACTCAGGAGGTCGCCGAGCGCGCCTATCAGGCCGAACTCGAAGTCCAGAACGGCGAGGCCTCTCGTGCCGACACCTTCTGCTCGGCGACCGGCGGCGCGGTCCACGTCGAGGGCGACGACTGCCGGGCCATCGAGGCCCCGGACCTACCGTTCGTCATCGGCTTCGACGGCGGCGCGGGCGACACCGGCGAACTCGTGGCGGGCGTCCGGGCGCTCCGCGAGAGCTACGACTTCGCGGCCGATACGGTCGCAAACATCGGCGACATCGTGCGCTCCGGCGAGGCGGCCCTCACCGAGGGTAACATCGAGGAACTCGGCAAGTTGATGAACTTCAACCACGGGCTATTGGAGGCACTCGGGGTCTCCTCGCGCTCGCTGGACCAGATGGTCTGGGCGGCCCGCGACGCCGGCGCGCTCGGTGCGAAGCTAACCGGCGCGGGCGGCGGCGGGTGTATCGTCGCGCTCGACCCGACCGACGCGACCGAGACCGCGCTCGGCTACACGCCGGGGTGCGAGGACGCCTTCCGCGCCGAACTGGACACCGACGGCGTGCGCGCGGAGGAGGCCTGA